In Litorimonas taeanensis, one DNA window encodes the following:
- a CDS encoding DUF2336 domain-containing protein: protein MNDSCPKISGKDAKIALRDADPEKRAYATMRLAQDINQADLSAADRAYANRLLDVISKDVSELVRRALAVTLKNSTFLPRAVLSRLITDIESIAVPLIEHSPILTDNDLRLVLKSGLAGKVRAVAARQNLSNKIILTLINAGDAVAVRHIAANDTVLLSEDAAQAMVEMYNEDDIIRAALMRRAALPFSVVEKLVSTSSDHIAERLETGYALSVEHSQAIGDQTYDRTMASLPTEHFSEKNLKDFIVSMHTQGRLRPEIIMRAMGLGQIALVHYGLATLAGLSVRKVVLMLHDTGPFALRGVCSRAGFDTEQTTFMQSAINIYTDLERLGEKLTEAEFQCRMIERILTLPNGFDVRETDYFLNILDGLSDEGY, encoded by the coding sequence ATGAATGATAGCTGCCCTAAAATATCAGGCAAAGACGCAAAAATAGCGCTTAGAGATGCCGACCCTGAAAAACGGGCCTATGCTACAATGCGTTTGGCGCAAGATATCAACCAAGCTGATTTAAGTGCTGCAGATCGAGCTTATGCCAATCGATTGCTGGATGTAATAAGTAAAGATGTTTCAGAGCTTGTTCGCCGGGCTTTGGCAGTGACCTTGAAAAACTCAACTTTTTTGCCACGAGCGGTGCTGTCTCGACTAATTACTGATATCGAATCAATTGCAGTGCCCTTAATTGAGCATTCTCCAATATTGACGGATAATGACCTACGTCTCGTTCTAAAGTCCGGTTTGGCGGGTAAAGTGCGAGCTGTGGCGGCACGGCAAAACCTATCGAATAAAATAATATTGACTCTTATTAATGCCGGTGATGCAGTTGCAGTACGCCATATTGCAGCGAATGATACCGTATTGCTCTCCGAAGATGCCGCTCAGGCTATGGTAGAGATGTATAATGAGGATGACATTATTCGCGCGGCGTTAATGCGGCGGGCGGCCTTGCCATTTTCTGTAGTTGAAAAACTTGTCTCTACATCGTCAGACCATATCGCAGAGAGACTTGAAACGGGTTACGCGTTAAGCGTTGAACACAGTCAGGCCATCGGAGATCAAACCTATGATAGGACTATGGCTAGCCTCCCGACGGAGCATTTCAGTGAGAAGAATCTAAAGGATTTCATTGTCTCTATGCATACCCAAGGACGTTTGCGGCCTGAAATTATTATGCGGGCTATGGGACTTGGACAAATTGCTTTAGTTCACTATGGGCTTGCTACATTGGCTGGCTTAAGCGTACGGAAAGTTGTCTTAATGCTACATGACACAGGGCCGTTTGCCTTGCGTGGTGTCTGCTCAAGGGCAGGTTTCGATACTGAACAAACGACATTTATGCAGTCCGCAATAAATATTTATACTGATTTAGAACGGCTCGGAGAAAAACTCACGGAAGCTGAGTTCCAATGCCGTATGATTGAGCGTATTTTAACTTTGCCCAATGGTTTTGATGTGCGTGAAACTGACTATTTCTTGAACATATTAGATGGTTTAAGTGACGAGGGCTACTAA
- a CDS encoding M48 family metallopeptidase codes for MCFNHTHNSTPKPVVTEISETSSTSRRAFVRKIAAGSAVVATGAGLTSCATNPETGRKQFVGLAPGGESLSSMAAASWAEMKQQTPTSNDPRYTRRLANIGSRISRGAGRANQTWDYAVFDTDTKNAFVLPGNRVGFYKGMMDFTDNDDQIAGIMGHEVGHVAGKHAQERMSLQMASQVAVVGGSVLGSTQFSKKCNSLAGSQRESCMNSANRNAQMLVQALGLGTQIGLVLPYSRKHESESDLLGVNYMYKAGYDPYQAVKLWEKMAADNPNRQPEFMSTHPDPANRAQTIDAYIRRQDKMGSQGFKDIRT; via the coding sequence ATGTGTTTTAATCACACTCATAATTCGACCCCTAAGCCGGTTGTAACGGAAATTAGCGAAACTTCATCCACGAGTCGGCGAGCTTTCGTTAGGAAAATAGCCGCAGGCAGTGCTGTTGTAGCGACGGGGGCGGGGTTGACGTCTTGCGCAACCAACCCTGAAACGGGTCGTAAGCAATTTGTGGGGTTAGCGCCTGGCGGAGAATCGCTAAGCAGTATGGCCGCGGCATCATGGGCAGAGATGAAGCAACAAACGCCAACTTCTAATGATCCTCGCTATACACGACGTCTGGCGAATATTGGTAGTCGCATATCGCGCGGGGCTGGCCGGGCGAACCAAACTTGGGATTATGCTGTTTTCGACACTGATACAAAAAATGCTTTTGTACTCCCAGGTAACCGTGTGGGTTTCTATAAAGGTATGATGGATTTTACCGATAATGATGATCAAATTGCTGGTATTATGGGGCATGAGGTAGGGCACGTTGCAGGAAAGCACGCCCAAGAACGTATGTCTTTGCAAATGGCGTCACAAGTGGCCGTGGTTGGTGGTTCAGTTTTAGGGAGCACACAGTTTTCTAAAAAATGTAACTCTTTAGCAGGTAGTCAGCGCGAGAGTTGTATGAATAGTGCCAACCGCAACGCTCAAATGCTTGTTCAAGCCTTAGGTCTTGGAACTCAAATTGGCTTGGTCCTCCCATATTCACGAAAGCATGAAAGCGAGTCTGACTTATTAGGTGTGAATTATATGTATAAAGCCGGTTATGATCCGTATCAGGCTGTTAAACTCTGGGAGAAAATGGCCGCTGATAATCCAAATCGCCAACCTGAGTTTATGTCTACCCACCCCGATCCTGCGAATCGGGCTCAAACTATTGATGCTTACATTCGCCGTCAGGACAAAATGGGTTCCCAAGGCTTTAAAGATATCAGAACATAA